A window from Nycticebus coucang isolate mNycCou1 chromosome X, mNycCou1.pri, whole genome shotgun sequence encodes these proteins:
- the SH2D1A gene encoding SH2 domain-containing protein 1A yields the protein MDAVTVYHGKISRETGEKLLLATGLDGSYLLRDSESVPGVYCLCVLYQGYIYTYRVSQTETGSWSAETAPGVHKRFFRKIKNLISAFQKPDQGIVIPLQYPVEKKSSARSTQGTREDHDAHLKAP from the exons ATGGACGCAGTGACTGTGTATCACGGCAAAATCAGCAGGGAGACTGGGGAGAAGCTCCTGCTTGCCACCGGGCTGGATGGCAGCTATCTGCTGAGGGACAGCGAGAGCGTCCCGGGCGTGTACTGCCTGTGTGTGCT GTATCAAGGTTACATTTATACATACCGAGTGTCCCAGACAGAAACAGGTTCTTGGAGTGCTGAG ACAGCACCTGGGGTACATAAAAGGTTTTTccggaaaataaaaaatctcatttCAGCATTTCAAAAGCCAGATCAAGGCATTGTAATACCTCTGCAGTATCCTGTTGAGAAGAAGTCCTCAGCTAGAAGTACACAAG ggACAAGAGAAGATCATGATGCCCACCTGAAAGCACCATGA